From Penicillium psychrofluorescens genome assembly, chromosome: 1, one genomic window encodes:
- a CDS encoding uncharacterized protein (ID:PFLUO_001013-T1.cds;~source:funannotate), whose product MRTPFSHFLPLALLLSQTIAAGSSQLPADESATTAVVDHGDQLVSQSPLGETHQARPVSPQVENAWKTLRNAKITTVRTEKPTGLLGNALHYGRQAFRILFLNGPSPDKASRKVQPDVARAVEELKKAADEDADPDAMFLLAEMSFHGNFTYPRDFREAFHWYNDLAWLNGNTTAQYMVGFMYATGVGNAVERDQAKALMYHVFAAEGGNTRSEMTLGYRYHAGIGTPKDCDHALHYYKKVADKAIEYYRSGPPGGHTMGRDLYRWADDEGGAYGEGASVSSSGRNARDAAQSSEASLEDVLEFYDLLSRKGELKATFGLGKMNYDGARGLPRNFRLAMRYFKTVAKKYWNKDGSVNPNHQAGLDKLAAKAAGYIGLMYFRGEGVDQSFATALSWFKRGVVNGDALCQYEMGLMYLHGHGVPEDAFKAANYFKAAAEQDLPAAEIRLGALFLDQGDVATATRYFELAANWGAMEAFYYLAEMSNFGIGRQSHCGVAAAYYKIVAEQAELIHSSFEESNAAYEAGDKEGALIPAMMAAEQGYEHAQANVAHLLDEQRSLLSLSSILPWAQKTRSSLLRNAALALIYWTRSAKQANIDSLVKMGDYYLSGNGITVDADKASTCYHNAAEAHHSALAYWNLGWMYENGVAVDQDFYMAKRYYDLALETNREAYLPVKLSLLKLRVRGYWNRITNGDVNPIREDENQRPRRTFKEWITTFIENDAEEFYGDLYDQQAAEDEDFPGARPLESDSRHEDGYYDDLEFDLDEGMLEGLLIVALAAVLMVLVYMRQQQQRRNQAQNQNDNNANANQNDRGVFPRPDDPDFRQWVAGGVGH is encoded by the exons ATGAGGACGCCGTTTTCTCACTTCCTGCCGCTGGCCCTAC TGCTATCACAGACTATAGCAGCTGGGTCAAGTCAGCTTCCAGCAGATGAGTCTGCTACGACTGCTGTCGTCGATCATGGCGACCAACTTGTTTCCCAGTCTCCGCTCGGCGAGACTCATCAAGCTCGCCCCGTTAGTC CACAAGTCGAGAACGCGTGGAAAACCCTCCGAAATGCAAAAATCACCACTGTCAGAACCGAGAAGCCGACCGGCCTGCTTGGTAATGCCCTACATTACGGCCGACAAGCATTTCGCATACTATTTCTAAACGGCCCTTCACCCGATAAAGCCAGTCGCAAGGTCCAGCCCGATGTCGCGCGAGCTGtggaggagttgaagaaggccgctgACGAGGACGCTGACCCGGACGCAATGTtcctgctggcggagatgagCTTCCATGGCAACTTCACCTACCCACGCGACTTTCGTGAAGCCTTCCACTGGTATAATGATCTGGCGTGGCTGAATGGGAATACCACGGCTCAGTACATGGTCGGATTCATGTACGCGACGGGGGTCGGCAACGCGGTCGAACGAGACCAGGCCAAGGCACTGATGTACCATGTGTTTGCAGCAGAAGGCGGTAACACACGTTCGGAGATGACGCTGGGATATCGTTACCACGCCGGTATTGGCACTCCCAAGGACTGCGATCACGCGCTCCATTACTACAAAAAGGTGGCGGACAAGGCAATCGAGTACTACCGGTCTGGCCCACCAGGCGGCCACACCATGGGTAGAGACTTATATCGCTGggccgatgacgagggcGGTGCCTACGGCGAAGGCGCGAGCGTTTCGAGCTCTGGGCGAAATGCTCGGGACGCGGCCCAGTCCAGCGAGGCCAGCTTGGAAGATGTGCTGGAATTTTACGACCTCCTGTCGCGTAAGGGTGAGCTGAAGGCTACCTTTGGTCTGGGGAAGATGAATTATGATGGTGCACGTGGCCTGCCTCGCAATTTCCGTCTAGCCATGCGGTATTTCAAAACTGTGGCTAAGAAGTACTGGAACAAGGACGGGTCCGTCAATCCGAACCATCAGGCTGGCCTCGATAAGCTGGCTGCCAAGGCGGCGGGCTATATTGGTCTGATGTACTTTCGTGGGGAGGGTGTGGACCAGAGCTTCGCCACTGCCCTATCCTGGTTCAAGCGTGGCGTGGTGAACGGAGATGCTCTCTGCCAGTACGAGATGGGACTGATGTATCTCCACGGGCACGGGGTTCCCGAGGACGCATTTAAAGCGGCGAATTATTTCAAAGCGGCAGCAGAGCAGGATCTCCCCGCGGCCGAGATCCGCTTGGGTGCACTCTTCTTGGACCAAGGGGATGTGGCCACCGCAACCCGCTATTTCGAGTTGGCTGCCAATTGGGGCGCGATGGAGGCCTTCTACTACCTCGCGGAGATGTCAAACTTTGGCATCGGGAGGCAGTCACACTGCGGCGTGGCCGCAGCTTATTACAAGATCGTCGCCGAACAAGCAGAGCTTATTCACTCGTCCTTTGAAGAGTCGAACGCTGCCTACGAGGCCGGTGACAAGGAAGGCGCTCTCATTccggccatgatggccgcggAGCAAGGGTACGAGCACGCGCAGGCCAATGTGGCACACCTCCTCGATGAGCAGCGGTCGCTACTGTCACTGAGCTCGATCCTACCCTGGGCCCAGAAGACGCGGTCATCCTTGCTCCGCAACGCAGCCCTCGCGCTGATCTACTGGACCCGGTCTGCCAAGCAAGCCAATATCGACTCGTTGGTCAAGATGGGTGACTATTACCTGTCTGGGAATGGCATTACTGTCGACGCTGACAAGGCCTCTACCTGCTATCACAATGCCGCAGAAGCCCACCACAGCGCACTAGCTTATTGGAACCTGGGCTGGATGTACGAGAATGGCGTCGCTGTTGACCAGGATTTCTACATGGCCAAGCGTTACTACGACCTGGCGTTGGAGACGAATCGCGAAGCCTATCTGCCCGTGAAACTTAGTCTGCTCAAGCTTCGCGTCCGAGGATACTGGAATCGTATTACTAACGGAGACGTCAACCCTATCCGTGAGGACGAAA ACCAGAGACCGCGACGAACATTCAAGGAATGGATTACAACCTTTATCGAAAACGACGCAGAGGAGTTCTACGGTGATCTCTACGACCAGCAAgccgcagaagatgaagactTCCCTGGTGCGCGTCCACTGGAGTCGGATAGTCGTCACGAAGATGGATACTACGATGACCTGGAATTTGATCTCGACGAGGGCATGCTCGAGGGTTTACTGATTGTCGCTCTGGCGGCCGTTCTCATGGTGCTTGTCTACAtgcgacagcagcagcagcggcgcaATCAggcccagaaccagaatgACAATAACGCCAACGCGAACCAGAACGACCGAGGCGTATTCCCTCGACCTGACGACCCGGACTTTCGCCAGTGGGTTGCTGGTGGAGTTGGCCATTGA
- a CDS encoding DNA-directed RNA polymerase II subunit RPB1 (ID:PFLUO_001014-T1.cds;~source:funannotate): protein MSNVFFPYSKAPLRTVKEIQFGLFAPEEIKRMSVVHIEYPETLDDQRQRPRTKGINDPRLGTIDRQYNCETCEEGPKECPGHFGHIELASPVFHIGFLTKIKKLLETVCHNCGKIKANTADSKFLEALRMRDPKRRFDHIWRLSKDVLICEADPPPDDDEFSKDSQKGRSHGGCGNAQPTVRKEGITLVGTWKPSKSMMEEEMAQPEKKVISPAMALQIFRNISHEDVRIMGLSNDYARPEWMVLTVLPVPPPTVRPSVVMGATSGARGEDDLTYKLAEIVRANQNVQRCEQEGAPEHVVREFESLLQYHIATYMDNDIAGQPKAMQKGNRPVKALRSRLKGKEGRLRQNLMGKRVDFSARTVITGDPNLSLDEVGVPISTAKILTYPEVVTPYNIEKLQWLVSNGPNLHPGARYIVRDNGERIDLRHAKRAGTQQLLYGWKVERHLDDGDVILFNRQPSLHKESMMGHRVRVMPFSTFRMNLSVTSPYNADFDGDEMNLHVPQGEESRAELSELALVPKNIVSPQRNGPLMGIVQDTLCGVYKICRRDTFLSKEQVMNIMLWVPDWDGVIPPPAILKPRPRWTGKQMISMAFPSGLNLLRVEKDNSPLSEKFSPLTDGGLLIHGGQLMYGMLSKKTVGASGGGVIHTIFNEYGPDTAVNFFNGAQTIVNYWLLHNGFSIGIGDTIPDYNTIQKIEEAVRERKKEVESITASATENTLEALPGMNVRETFESKVSRALNNARDEAGAATEKSLKDLNNGIQMARSGSKGSTINISQMTAVVGQQSVEGKRIPFGFKYRTLPHFTKDDYSPESRGFVENSYLRGLTPTEFFFHAMAGREGLIDTAVKTAETGYIQRKLVKALEEVMVKYDGTVRNSLGDIIQFIYGEDGLDGAHIENQRVDVIRCSDEKFRDRFRVDVMDPERSLGPEVLEQSTEIAGDIEVQRYLDEEWEALLKDRAFLRTVAKEDEEMMQLPINIQRILEMARSTFRIREGTISDLHPAEVVPQVQALLDRLLVVRGNDEISREAQDNATLLFKAQLRSRLAFRRLVTEYSLNKLAFQHVLGAVENRFARAGANPGEMVGVLAAQSIGEPATQMTLNTFHFAGVSSKNVTLGVPRLKEILNVATNIKTPSMTVYQQGAKTYDKEGAKQLRSVVEHTSLRSVTQATEIYYDPDIQTTVIENDRDMVESYFIIPEDAADNASQQSRWLLRIVLSRPKLLDKGLTVQDVATKIKQAYPRDIAVIFSDNNADEQVIRIRQIQDYKDEEDDDVEYDVTLKKLEQHLLDTLTLRGVPGVERAFINEKSKVRVLEDGTLIASKSDPLCKEWVLETSGSSLGAVLAIPGVDSTRTYSNQFIEIFEVFGIEAARTAVLRELTQVLAFDGSYVNHRHLALLVDVMTVRGYLTPVTRHGINRADNGALMRCSFEETVEILLEAAAFGELDDCRGVSENLILGQMAPAGTGEFDVYLDQTLLNTVVSNNARFGLMGAIGAKDAIIPDGAATQYDSASPMASTPYMADGDPDATFSPIRQAESQAPGGFTDYQPSGGFGGFSPGARSPGGYSPSSPFNTSPTSPGYSPSSSYSPTSPGMGMTSPRFMTSPGFSPASPSFAPTSPAYSPTSPAYGQASPTSPSYSPTSPGFSPTSPNYSPTSPSFSPTSPAFSPTSPSYSPTSPAIGGAGRGLSPTSPTSPKYTPTSPGWSPTSPQSYSPTSPNFSGSPTSPGYSPTSPAYSPTSPRQ from the exons ATGTCGAACGTTTTCTTCCCCTACTCCAAGGCGCCGCTGCGCACCGTCAAGGAGATTCAGTTTGGCCTCTTCGCCCCGGAGGAAATCAAGCGCATGAGCGTCGTCCATATCGAATACCCTGAGACCCTG GATGACCAACGCCAGCGCCCACGAACCAAGGGCATCAATGACCCGCGCTTGGGCACGATCGATCGCCAGTACAACTGCGAGACTTGCGAGGAGGGCCCCAAGGAATGCCCTGGGCATTTCGGCCACATCGAACTCGCTTCTCCTGTTTTTCATATTG GTTTCCTGACTAAGATCAAGAAGCTGTTGGAGACTGTGTGCCACAACTGTGGAAAGATCAAAGCCAACACG GCCGATTCCAAGTTCTTGGAAGCTCTTCGGATGCGTGATCCGAAACGACGTTTCGACCATATTTGGAGACTCTCCAAGGATGTGTTGATCTGCGAAGCCGATCCCCCTCCGGACGACGATGAATTCTCGAAAGACTCGCAGAAGGGACGCTCTCACGGTGGCTGCGGCAACGCTCAGCCGACGGTGCGCAAGGAAGGAATCACCCTGGTTGGCACCTGGAAGCCTTCCAAGAGcatgatggaggaagagatggcaCAGCCTGAGAAGAAGGTCATCTCTCCCGCGATGGCCCTGCAGATCTTCCGGAACATCTCCCACGAGGATGTTCGTATCATGGGCCTGAGCAATGACTATGCTCGCCCCGAATGGATGGTCCTCACGGTTCTTCCCGTTCCCCCCCCAACTGTCCGACCCAGCGTTGTCATGGGTGCCACTAGTGGCGCTCGTGGTGAAGATGATCTGACCTACAAGCTTGCGGAAATCGTGCGCGCCAACCAGAACGTCCAGCGATGCGAACAGGAAGGCGCCCCGGAACACGTCGTGCGTGAATTCGAGTCTCTGCTTCAATACCACATCGCCACGTACATGGACAACGATATCGCCGGCCAACCCAAGGCCATGCAGAAGGGGAACCGTCCGGTCAAGGCTCTTCGCAGCCGTCTCAAGGGTAAGGAAGGTCGTCTGCGCCAGAACTTGATGGGTAAGCGTGTGGACTTCTCCGCCCGTACTGTCATCACTGGTGATCCCAACCTGTCGCTGGACGAGGTCGGTGTGCCCATCTCGACCGCCAAAATCCTGACCTATCCGGAGGTGGTGACTCCGTACAAcatcgagaagctgcagTGGCTGGTTTCCAACGGACCGAACTTGCACCCTGGTGCTAGGTACATTGTTCGGGACAACGGCGAGCGCATTGACCTTCGTCATGCGAAGCGTGCCGGTACCCAGCAATTGCTGTATGGCTGGAAGGTCGAACGCCACCTCGATGACGGGGATGTGATTCTGTTCAACCGTCAACCTTCGCTGCACAAGGAATCCATGATGGGCCACCGTGTTCGCGTCATGCCATTCTCCACGTTCCGGATGAATCTTTCCGTCACTTCTCCTTACAACGCTGATTTCGATGGTGACGAAATGAACTTGCACGTCCCGCAGGGCGAGGAGTCTCGTGCCGAGCTTTCCGAGCTCGCCTTGGTTCCCAAGAACATCGTGTCCCCTCAGCGGAATGGTCCTCTCATGGGTATTGTGCAGGATACCCTCTGCGGTGTCTACAAGATCTGCCGTCGCGATACTTTCCTTTCTAAGGAGCAGGTCATGAACATCATGCTGTGGGTTCCAGATTGGGATGGTGTTATCCCTCCTCCCGCTATTCTGAAGCCGCGTCCGCGGTGGACTGGAAAGCAGATGATTAGTATGGCTTTCCCGTCTGGTCTCAACTTGCTGCGTGTCGAAAAGGACAACTCTCCCCTCTCCGAGAAGTTCAGTCCGCTTACTGATGGTGGCCTCCTGATCCACGGCGGTCAGCTGATGTACGGAATGCTTTCCAAGAAGACCGTCGGCGCGAGCGGTGGAGGTGTCATTcacaccatcttcaatgAGTACGGACCGGACACTGCTGTCAACTTCTTCAACGGCGCACAGACAATCGTCAACTACTGGCTGTTGCACAACGGTTTTAGTATCGGTATCGGTGATACGATCCCCGACTACAACACGATCcaaaagatcgaggaggCTGTGCGTGAGCGGAAGAAGGAAGTTGAGTCGATCACTGCCAGTGCGACTGAAAACACCCTGGAGGCCCTGCCTGGTATGAACGTGCGTGAGACCTTCGAGAGCAAGGTCTCGCGTGCTCTGAACAACGCCCGTGACGAAGCTGGTGCTGCGACCGAGAAGAGTTTGAAAGATCTCAACAATGGCATCCAGATGGCGCGCTCCGGTTCCAAGGGATCCACCATCAACATCTCCCAAATGACTGCCGTGGTAGGACAACAGTCCGTCGAGGGCAAGCGTATTCCCTTCGGTTTCAAGTACCGCACTCTGCCGCACTTCACCAAGGACGACTACTCGCCCGAGTCGCGTGGCTTCGTGGAGAACTCGTATCTCCGTGGTCTGACCCCGACcgaattcttcttccacgcTATGGCTGGTAGAGAAGGTCTCATCGATACAGCTGTCAAGACAGCCGAAACTGGTTACATTCAGCGTAAGCTGGTCAAGGCTCTTGAAGAAGTCATGGTGAAGTACGACGGAACCGTGCGCAACTCCCTGGGTGACATTATTCAGTTCATCTACGGtgaagatggtctggatggcgcACACATTGAGAACCAACGTGTCGACGTTATCCGATGCTCCGATGAAAAGTTCAGAGACCGCTTCCGCGTGGATGTCATGGATCCGGAGCGATCTCTTGGCCCGGAGGTGTTGGAGCAGTCGACCGAAATTGCTGGTGACATTGAGGTCCAGAGATACCTTGACGAAGAATGGGAAGCGCTCCTTAAGGACCGTGCGTTCCTCCGCAccgtggccaaggaggacgaagaaatgATGCAGCTCCCAATCAACATCCAGAGAATCCTGGAGATGGCCCGCTCGACTTTCCGAATCCGCGAAGGCACCATCAGTGACCTGCATCCCGCCGAGGTTGTTCCTCAGGTCCAGGCTCTGCTTGATCGTTTGCTGGTTGTCCGTGGTAACGATGAAATCTCGCGTGAAGCCCAAGATAATGCGACTCTTCTGTTCAAGGCGCAACTTCGCAGCCGACTTGCCTTCCGGCGACTGGTCACCGAGTACTCCCTCAACAAGCTTGCTTTCCAGCATGTGCTTGGTGCCGTTGAGAACCGCTTCGCTCGTGCGGGGGCTAACCCAGGTGAAATGGTCGGTGTCCTTGCAGCTCAGTCGATTGGTGAGCCCGCTACTCAGATGACTCTCAACACCTTCCACTTTGCTGGTGTCTCGTCCAAGAACGTCACCCTTGGTGTGCCGCGTCTCAAGGAAATTCTCAACGTCGCCACGAACATCAAGACCCCGTCCATGACTGTTTACCAGCAGGGTGCGAAGACCTATGACAAGGAGGGTGCGAAGCAACTGCGCAGTGTCGTCGAGCACACTAGTTTGCGCTCTGTGACGCAGGCCACTGAGATCTACTACGATCCCGACATTCAGACCACTGTCATCGAGAACGATCGGGATATGGTCGAGTCATACTTTATCATTCCCGAGGACGCTGCCGATAATGCATCCCAGCAGTCCAGGTGGTTGCTTCGTATCGTTCTTAGCCGCCCCAAACTGCTTGACAAGGGTCTTACGGTGCAGGACGTTGCcaccaagatcaagcaggctTACCCGAGGGACATCGCTGTCATCTTCAGTGATAACAACGCCGATGAGCAGGTTATTCGTATTCGTCAGATCCAGGACTAcaaggacgaagaagacgacgatgtcGAATACGACGTCACCCTCAAGAAGCTTGAGCAGCACCTTCTCGACACTTTGACCCTTCGTGGTGTTCCTGGTGTGGAGCGAGCCTTCATCAATGAGAAGAGCAAGGTGCGCGTTCTGGAGGACGGCACGCTCATCGCGAGCAAGTCCGATCCTCTCTGCAAGGAATGGGTTCTCGAGACCAGTGGTTCCTCTCTGGGTGCGGTCCTTGCGATCCCTGGCGTCGATTCCACGCGCACGTACTCCAACCAGTTCATTGAGATCTTTGAAGTGTTTGGTATCGAGGCCGCCCGTACCGCTGTGCTTCGGGAGTTGACTCAGGTGCTTGCCTTTGACGGTTCCTATGTCAACCATCGTCACTTGGCCCTTTTGGTCGATGTGATGACCGTGCGCGGCTACCTGACCCCCGTTACTCGTCACGGTATCAATCGTGCGGACAATGGTGCATTGATGCGCTGCTCGTTCGAGGAGACCGTGGAGATTCTCTTGGAGGCTGCCGCTTTCGGAGAACTCGACGACTGCCGTGGTGTGTCGGAGAACCTGATTCTTGGTCAGATGGCGCCCGCTGGAACGGGAGAGTTCGACGTTTATCTGGACCAAACACTGCTCAACACGGTTGTCTCAAACAACGCACGCTTTGGTCTCATGGGAGCGATCGGCGCCAAGGATGCCATCATTCCCGATGGTGCTGCCACTCAGTACGACTCTGCTTCGCCCATGGCAAGCACTCCCTACATGGCCGATGGCGACCCGGATGCGACCTTCTCGCCCATTCGGCAGGCCGAGTCTCAGGCTCCTGGTGGGTTCACCGACTATCAGCCTTCtggtggctttggtggcttCAGCCCGGGTGCTCGCAGCCCTGGCGGCTATTCTCCGAGCAGTCCGTTCAACACCAGCCCTACTTCGCCGGGCTACTCGCCTTCGTCGAGCTATTCCCCGACTTCTCCTGGAATGGGTATGACGAGCCCCCGCTTCATGACTTCGCCTGGGTTCTCGCCTGCCAGCCCATCGTTTGCGCCGACGTCCCCGGCCTACTCGCCCACTTCGCCCGCCTATGGCCAGGCGTCGCCCACCTCGCCGTCGTACTCTCCGACGTCGCCCGGGTTCTCGCCCACCTCGCCCAACTACAGTCCTACGTCTCCCAGCTTCAGCCCGACCTCGCCGGCTTTCAGCCCGACGTCCCCCAGCTACAGTCCCACCAGTCCTGCGATTGGTGGTGCTGGCCGCGGACTGTCCCCTACTTCTCCCACTTCCCCCAAGTACACGCCAACCTCTCCTGGTTGGTCTCCTACGAGTCCCCAGTCTTACTCGCCTACTTCTCCCAACTTTTCTGGCTCCCCGACGTCTCCTGGATACAGCCCGACCTCTCCGGCTTACAGTCCTAc GTCGCCGCGTCAGTGA